A stretch of DNA from Tsuneonella amylolytica:
ACCCAGCGAAATCGGACCGAAGCGTCGAGAAGACGATCTAACATAAATACGTTCCTGGGAGGCGTAAGCGGTCGGCAATGCCGAGATCAGCATCGCGGGCGCGGCCGAAGCCTCGAAAATGGGGAGGTGCCTGTATCAATGCTCGGCTTCGCTGGCGCCAAGCTGCGACTTGAGAACGAATGCGCCTTCAGTGGCGATCACGGCGCCCGGCTTGATGCCTCCGAGAATCTCGATGCGGCCACCGCTGCGTTGGCCCGCAGACACGGGGGTTGCCTGGAAGCCGCCGTTCACCTGAACGAACACGACATCGCGGCCTTCCACCGATTGGACGGCACCCTCCGGGATGACGATGCGATTTCCAGTCGCGCCACCACGCGGCGTGATCCGGACCCGAAATGCCTGGCCCTGGGTCAGCCCGGCAGGAATGCCCGACGGAGACAGCACCACGGTTGCGGCGCGGCTCTCGGTGTCGAGCGAGGGTGTGGTCGATCGGACCACCGCATCCAGGGTCGCCCCATCGCCCAGCTCGATCACGGCCCGATCGCCTGGGCGGATGCGCTGAGCGTCTGACCACGGCACCGCCGCTTCGATCTGGACGCTGCGCGGGTTGGCGACCTCGAACAGCTCGGTCCCGGCCGATACAAAGGCGCCAAGCTCCGCATCCATCTTGGTAATCCGGCCGCTGATCAGGCTGCGGACGGCAATGTGCCGTCCGTCTGAGGTCACCCCGGCCGCGGTCACCGCCGCCTGGGTGCGGCGCAGCTCCGCCTGAGCCTGCGCAGCCTCGGCCTGGGCAGCCTCGAGATCCTGCCGAGCGGTGATCTTGGCATCGAACAGACGCCGCTCACGATTGAGCGCGGCGGCCGTCGCCTGCGCGCGGGCTGTGGCCGAAGCGCGCTCGGCGATGATCGCGGCCGCTTCGCGACTCTCGAGCAAGGCGACGGTCTCACCGGCACCGACTCCATCGCCGAGGCGCTTGTAGATGCTCGTGATCGCACCGTCCGCCCGAGCGGTCAGGGACGAGCGACCGGTCGGGGGAGCGGTCGCGGTCGCCTGGGCAAGGATTTCGGATCCAAGCGAGCCCGCAGTAATACGCTCGGTCCGAATTCCGACCGCTTCCAGATTTGCAAGCGGCACGGCCACAAACCCTTCGGGTCCGTGATCCTCCTCGCCCTCTTCTTCGCCCGCCTCGGCTTCTTCGGCAGTTGCACCGGCTGCGGTCGGCTCGTCCGTAGCACGGCCGATAATTATTCCACCAACGCCCGCCAGCAAGGCGATGCCTCCGGCGATGGCGATGAGCCTTTTGCGATCATCAGCTGGATTGAGGTCCATGGTCGTGTCCTTACTGCGCCGTAGCGCGCGCGAGTTCCGCGGTGGCTTCGGCCTGCGCCAGGCGAGCTTCGATCAGTTGGGTTTCGGCACTTGTCAGCGCGGCCTGGGCATCGAGCAGCTCGATCAGTTCGATCTTGCCAGCCTCGTACGATAGCTGCGCCAGCCGCAGTGCTTCACGACCTTCGGGGATGGCGCCGCGTTCGAGCGCTTCGACACGAGCGTCGGCTGCGCTGAGATTGGCTGTCGCATTGGCGATACGCGTGCTGGCACCAACACGCGCACTGGTCCGCTCAGCCTCCGCAGCGCGGATTTCGGCTCGAGCGGCCTCGATATTGCCGCTGTTGCGATTCCTGATCGGCAGCGGCATCGAAAAGCCCGCGACGAGCGCCTGATCGCCAAGCTCCTGGACATGGCGGATGCCAAGTCCAACCGCGGGATCGAGCCGCCGCTCCGCAAGCTGTTGCTGGAGACTCGCCTCGGCCAAAGCGAGCTGGGCACTGGCGAGCCGCACATCCAGCGATTCGACCGGCAAACTTGCGGCTGTCAGTGGCTCGCGGAGATCGCCCGCAATCGAGCTTGGTGCGGTGTCCGCACCGAACAGGGCTGCTAGCGTGCGGCGTGACGCGGCTTCTTCGGCTTGCGCGCCGCGAAGCTCTGCCGCGGCTTGGCTGGCTGCGGCCTGCGCGCGCAGCGCACGCAGCGGCGGCTCCCGGCCAACTTCGACCAGAATGTTGGCGATCCGTGCGAGCTCGCGCGATCTCTGCTCGTTCTCGGCCGCGATTCGCAGCCTGTCGCGTGCCGCGACCGCTGTCGCAAACTGTTGCCTTACAGATCGAGCCAGTTCCGCGCGCGTGATGAGCAAGCGGAGCTCGCTCACCGCGAGCTCGGCGCGTCCCACGGCCTGGCGCGCGGATCTCCGGCCTCCCAAGTCGAGCCTTTGATTGACCGCTACGGTCACTTCAGTGCTTTGCAGCCCGCTCAATTCTCCAGTGCCCAGAAAGTTCTCAACCTCGACGCTGAGTTCGGGGTTGTCTCTGAATCCCGCCTGGCGGAGCCTCCCCTGTGCCGCCGCTACAGATGCCCGGGCGGCTACGATCGCCGGTGATCGCGCCTCGGCCGCCCCCAACGCACCTTCAAGGGTAAGGTTGTCAGGCAGCGGCTCGTTGCTCGGCACCAGCAGCGGCAAGGGTGCATCGCTTGTAGTGCGCTCGATTGGCGCAGGCGGACCGATCGTCGGCGAGCCGACCTGCGGCGTTGCCGGCGAACTTACCTGCGCGCTTGCTGCCGTGAGGCTGAGGGAAAGAACCGCAGTCGCAACGGCAAGCCGAGCATATCCGCTCGCATGACCGATCGCGCTCGATCGCGGGCCAGGAATCCGGCGCCAAGAGGCGCGGACTCGCATTTGGAAAGGCATTTTTGAGAGTTCCTCTGCTGACACTAAACACGCGCTGCGACTGCAGCACGGCTGGTGTCAGGCCCGAGGCGGCTCTTTGTCTAAGGTGATTTCAGCTCCGTTTAGCGCGACCGTACGCAGGGCAAAGTGCAGCGGATCCGGCGCCAATTGCTCGGCCTCCAGCGCGACTCCACTATCCACCTGCGCTACGTTGTGACAATGGCCATGCGCGCACAGCGCGTCTTGCTGCGCGTCATCGCTGCTCTTTTTTTCGGGTGCCGGCGAAGTATCGACGGATTGAGTCGCCTGCTCCACCGACGCTCCCACGTCACCGCACGCGACCGCATCGGACGCGCCCCCGAAAACCACGGCGAATAAAAGCAGCAGAGCCGCGAGTGTCCGGAAGGGCGAGGTTGAGCGAAGTGTCATCGACCGCGCGCCAATGCCACGGCAATTGCAGCTAGACAACCTCAAGATATGCCGTCGTTCCGACGATGAGGTATGAACGGGGCGAAAGAAGCCCATGGGATCTCTCGCTGAAAGGAACGTCGGAGCCCCGCGCTGCGTTGGACGACTGAGCGCGCGATTGGCGCGCGGCCACTTCAAGAGCTTAGGAGAGACGATGTGGAAATTCGCGAACTGATGACGAAGGATCCGGCATGCTGCAGCCCGTCGGACAGTGTGAAGGAAGCCGCCTCGCTGATGGCAAGCAACGACTGCGGCCAAATTCCAGTGATCGACGCAGATGGTGGGTTGGTCGGCGTCATTACCGATCGCGACATCGCTTGCCGCTGCGTTGCCCAAGGCAAATCTGCCGAAACGAAGGTGGAGGAGATCATGTCATCTTCTCCCGTCACCGTGACCATCGATGCGAGCGTTGCTGAGTGCTGCAAAAAGATGGAAGAGAACCAAGTCCGTCGTCTCCCCGTCGTCGATGACGCCGGTAAGTGCTGTGGGATCGTGTCCCAAGCTGATATTGCGCGCCATGCTAGTGAGCATGAGACTGGCGATCTAGTACGTGAGGTGTCGGAGCCGACGCGTTAGGCTTCAGCTCATCGTCCCTTTTCCCATCAGTCGCTCATGGACACGGGCGGCCAGTGCGTAATGCGGTGCAAAGCGGGGGTACCCCGAATCTAGCGGCGACAGCGACCGGCAGATGAACGGCCAATAATCTTCAGGCCTATCCAGCGCGAGGCTGCTAGTTCGGGTGCAGGCTTGTTGCAGCCAGATTCTGATCGAACACGCGGGTGAAAAATTCGCCGAACAGTCTGGTCTTGGCCACGCAAGGTTGTGCTGAGCGCGAAGATTGCTGCATCTCACCGAGATATGCGCTCCCGGCGCGCGCGGACCCAAGCGAGATCATGCTTCCACATCGTCCGGAACAGCAGCCAAAAGCCCGTCACCGCCAGCCACGCCATCGCGACGCCGGCGGTGATGATCAGCGGATGGTTGAAGCTTGTCCTGTCGGCGTAATCCATGTTGTGAAGCATCCAGAAGAAATCCCACCAGCGCCAGGTGTCATTCCGCCGCTCGAGCACGGCGCCCGTGGTGGCCGACACGTAATATGTGCTCGCGTCGTCGTCGGCGAAATCGACCTGCCAGATCGGCGGCTCGTGGTCCCTGACCGGCAGCGATCGCTCGGTAAGAAGCTTCGCCGCGCCGGGCCTCGCCCCGTTGGGATGGTTCGACTGCGCAATGGCGCGGGCGGCGGGCGCATCGATCGTCACTGGAATTCCCGTTCGGGCATCGAACATCCGGGTCGATCGCGCGGTCCGCACTTCGACCACCGGCCGATCAAGCAGAGTCTTCAGCCGCAGACCCTCGATTTCTGCGCTGCCCAACTCGCGGACGATCCCTGGCCACGCGGTCGCTTCGCCAGCGACTGCCGCTTGGGTCGCTTGAGGCCGGGGGCCTCCGGCAACCGCCTCCATGTCTAGCAGCGCCATCGCGGCGCCACTGATTGCCCAGATCACGAACTGCAGGCCGATCGCCAGCCCGACCCACTTGTGGATTTTCCGCAGCCAGGTCGACTTGATTGTCATAGGGTGCTGCGCCCCTTCTTCTTGCGCTTGGGAAAGGCATGGAAAAGCAACCAGATGCCCGAAAGCGCCATCAGTACCGCGCCCCACGTGAAGACGCGAAGAAGGGAGTTGTTGACGTTCTCGCGCTCGTCATAATCCATGATGTGGAGCATCCACACGAAGTCGAACACGCGCCACAGTTCGTGCCGGCGCGACAGCAGTTCGCCGGTAACCGGTGAGAGATAGAAGGTCGGACTGTTCCAATGATCGAACTCCACCCGCCAGAGCGGAGGCGTTCGTCCGCGGATTTCCCCGGGCACATCCGTAAAGAGTTCGACCGATGCGATGGACTCGGACCCGGTGTAGTACGACGAAGCCAGGGCTCTGATTGCCTGCTCGTTCGGCGGGTCCAACCGCGTAGCCGAGGTTGCCCCGAAGGCGCGCTCTCCCGAGGGCCCTTCGGTGACATAAATCGGGCGCTCATCAACCCAGGCCAGCCTGATGCTGGAAGCTTTCTCCCGCGCGGCAAGCGCGAGCGGATCCCGCAAGGCGTTCGCATGGACGCCCGGAATGGACGCCACGCGAATGAGATGGTCGCCGTGGATCGTATCGATATGGACGATGGTCATGTAAAGGCCGCTAAGCGACCAGACGACCACCTGCAGGCCGACGAACAGCCCGATCCATTTATGCGTCTTGCGGGCGATTACGTGGGTTCGCATCTGCGGGCGAAAGCTCCGGCCTTGGATGAGAGTGGCCCCGGCGAAGTTCTCGCCGGGGCCATCAAGGGGCGATCAGCAGTGGCCCGCTTCCCGATGTTCGGGAGCGCAGGTAGGCGACGCGTCGGGCTCCGCTGCAGGTTCCGCCGAGGGCTTGGGCGCAGCCGCTTTGGCCGGGGCCGGCTTTGCATCGGCAGCCTTCGGAGCAGCAGGTTTCGCGGTAGCCGCCGGCGCAGAGGTTTCGCTCTTGGCTTGCGCCTGCATGGCCATCGGCTTGCCGCGCAGCATGGCTTCGACCATCCCCACTTCCTTGAGCTGCTCTGACCGGGTCTCCACGATCTGCGCGCGCACGGCCCCGCTCGCGCCGTTCGCGAGTGCGATGTCCGACATCGCGACGGCCCCGCGGTGGTGGGCGAGCATCTTGGCGAGATAGGTCTCCGAAGGGGTCGCGCCCGATGCCCCCATCATTTCGCTGTGCATCTCGGTCATTGCCGCTTCGTAGAGCCTGGCGCTTTCCGGATCGGCGGTGCCGTTGCGGGCGAGCGCCTTGAGCGCTTCGATCTCGGCGCCCTGGTTGTCGATCGTCATCTGCGCCATCTTCGCGACATCGGCGGTGGGTTGGAGGCCGAGCACAATCCGCGACATGTCGATCGCGCCGTCGTGGTGCGCGATCATCTTCTTGACCCAGGTGTCGGCGGCATTGACGCCGACCGCGGCCTTCATCGCCTTGTCCATCGCCATCTCGGGTTTGGCATAGGGGCCGTCCATGGTCATTTCGTTGGCGGGCGCGGTGTCGTCGGCAGGCTGTTCAGGGCTTCCGCAGGCGCCGAGTGAAGCAAGGAGCGCTAGCGCGCCAATTCCGGTCATTCGGATCACTGAATATCTCCATGGTTGCAGATCGTGTTGGGTCAGAGGCGGTCCATGATGCGCTTCATCTGGGAAATCTCATCTTTCTGGGCCTGGATGATCTCGCCGCAGAGCTGGCGTATCTCGGGGTCGGTGAGCTTGGCTTCCTCGCACATCAGGATAGCACCTGAGTGGTGTGGAATCATCGAGCGCAGGAACTGGTCATCGCCGACGAGGCTCTGTTGCCGGATGCCGACAAGCGACAGGACGAAGATCGCCGCAAAGGCTACATAGAGCGCGGCGTTGAGCTTCCGGTTGCGATACATACCTCCCATTGTCGCAAGCATGATCGCGCCCATTGGCGCCCACATGACCAGCGCCATGTAAAAGAAGTTCACGTTTTGGATGAACTCGCCCCAGCTCCAGATCATGGCGAACATGGCGACATACATCACCAGCAGGCTCAGGCCGAGATTGACGGCCAGCATCATGTAGGGCTTCGAGCCCACCTCGTGATGCGCGCACTTTGCGTGGTCTTCCATCGGTCGTTCTCCTTACCAGTTCAGGTGATCGACGCCGTGCACTAGCGCACCGCCGAACCACCCCTGCACAAGGATCGCCGCTGTCAGGATCGACAGGCCGACGATCATGCCGGAGCCGCGGTCTTGCTCGGGGCGCCTGAGCGCGAACACACCCAAGGCGAACGCCCCGATCCCGATGCCGGTCCCGAGCCAGCGGTGGCTCTGCATCATCCAGTCGTCGAGGCCGAGTTCGAACCCGCCGCTCAGCCAGCCCGACAGCATGGCGAACGGAGCGGTCACTCCTGCGGTCACCACCAGGAACTGGACGGGCTTCGCGAAGCCGGGCCGCTTGCGCCCGACGATGGCGGTGAAGAGCGCCGCCGGAATGAAGGCTATTGGAAAATGCACCAGCATGGGATGGAAGCGGCCGAGCCAGTCGAGCAGCCGCGCCGCGACGCTCTTCGGCGGATCGTCTATCTCGTTCATGGCGGCCATGGCCGTGGCATGACCCGGCATCGCCATGTCGTGCGCCATGGGAGCACTTTGCGCCGATCCACCCGCAGCCGCGCGCTGTGCCTCGAGTTGCGCTGCCTCCTGCTTCGCCTTGTGATCCTTGTGCGCCGAGACGGGCGCAGCTGGCATCGACAGCACGGCAATGGCTGCCAGTATCGCCAGCACCGACCGCGCCAGCAAGCGATGCGATCGTCGGATGAACATGCTCATCTCAGGTCCCCTTCGGCTTGCGCGCCGAATTGTGCATGACCAGGATCTTCCAGCCATCCGCCGTTCTCGTGAGCACGCTCGTGGCGACGCCCCTGCGCATCGCGATCTCACCGCTCTCCGTCTCGATCCGGTAATTGTAGGTCTCGGTTGCGAGCGCGAGATCGCCTTCGATGCGCACCGCGACCGCGTAGTCGGAGAACGCGAACGCGCGGAAAGCCGCGAGCTCGGGCCCCAGATGATGCGCGAGATACTCCTTGTAGGTGCCTTCGACCCCGCCGGTTTCGAACACCGCGGAATCCTCGGTGAAGAGCGCTTCGGTGCCGCTCGCGTCCAGCCGCTCTATCGCGGACTTGTAGCGCGCCAGCACGTCGCGAACGGCGCTCTCGTCGGCGCCGAGCGGCGCGGTTTGCGGTGCCGTCGGCCCCGCTTTTGAAGGATGGTGCCCTGGTGCCGCCTGGAGCGCCAGCAAGGCTGCGATCATGGTCGTTATCAACATTGCTCTTCTCCCCTCAGAACCAGAAGCGAATGCCCGCCAGGAAGCTAAAGCCTCCGGCAGATTCGCCTTCATCACGCAGGAAATCGCGCGTCCTGCCGAACGCCCGCTCGTATTGGACGCCCACGTAAGGAGCGAATTCGCGGGCGATGTCGTAGCGCAGCCGGACGCCGATCTCTGCATCGGTCAGACCCGCGCCGACACCAATGTCCTCGCTGCTCTGAGCCGCGAAATTGAGCTCGGCACGCGGCTGCAGGATCAGCTTTTGGGTGATGCGCTGGTCGTAGTAGCCTTCGAGCCGGCCCAACAGTTCGCCCCGATCCGACAGGAACAGCGCGCCCTCGACATCGAAGAAACCCGGCGCCAGCCCCTCGAATCCGATCGTGGCGTAGACGCGCGATGGGTCTGGCTCGAAATCGTACCGGACACCGGCCTGAAGATCGAAGTAAGGGCCAATGGCGCGGCTATAGAGCGCCTGGACCTCAGCCGATTCCACCCCGGCGCCGAACTCGCCTTCACCTTCGGTTTTGACCACCAGCCGATTGATGTCTCCGCCATACCAGGCCTCGCCGCCCCATTCGTAGGCGTCCCGCCCGCTCTTGATCTTCACCTCGGCGATGTTGAGCATAACCATCGAAAAGTTCTGGCCGCCGTGATGCAGCGACAGATGGTGACGCCCCATGGCCATCGCGGATGGGCCATAGATCGCGTCCGCGGCGTAGTCCGTGGGCACGGGCGGAGCCGTGCCCGAGCCGGCAGGGAGGTTCGTCCCCTCTGCCGTGATCGTTTCGGCCGGGGTGCAATGTCCCATCGCCGCGTGTTCCGGCGCGCACGTCACCTGAGCCACAGGTTGCGCTGCGGGGAGTGTGCAATGCCCCATCGCCGCATGCTCCGGCGAGCAAGTGGTTTGGGCCGGGGACGCGGTCTGTGGCGTCGCTGTGGGAGCGGCAGCGGGACGCGTGCAATGGCCCATTGCAGCATGTTCGGGCAGGCAAGTGCTCGGCGCTTGCGGTACCGGAAGTGGCTGAGCGGCAGCCGGTTGGTTTTCCGTTAACGTACAATGTCCCATCGCGGCGTGCTCGGGCAGGCAGGTAGGCGGCGCTTTGGGCCCGGGCTGCGGCTGAGCGACCGCCGATCGATTTGCCGGCAGCGTGCAATGCCCCATGGCAGCATGCTCGGGAGTGCAACTCGTGGCTGCGGTAGGGACCGATGTCTGGTCCGGCGAAGCCTGTTCTTGCGCGACTGCTGGCACGCTGGCGAAAGCCGCCACGGCAAGCAGGGGAAGTCTGTGAAGCCAGATCATCTTACGCGTCTCCCTTGTCGGGACGCACGGTGACGACACGCATCATCCCGGCGGTCATGTGGTAGAGGTTGTGACAGTGGAACGCCCAGTCGCCCTGCGCATCGAGGGTGACGTCGAAGGTCGCCGTCCCGCCCGGCTGCACGTTCACCGTGTGCTTGCGCGGCGACCAGGCGCCATGACCCGTCACCAGCTCGAAGAAATGGCCGTGCAGATGGATCGGGTGCTGCATCATCGTGTCGTTGACCAGTCGCACGCGCACGCGTTCGTTATGGCGGAACGGGATCGGCTCGGCCGGCTCGCTCATCTTCACCCCGTCGAACGACCACATGTAGCGTTCCATGTTGCCGGTGAGGTGGATGTCGAGCTGGCGGGACGGCGCGCGCACGTCGGGATTGCGCTCGAGCGCCATGAGATCGCGATAGGTCAGCACACGGTGGCCGACATCTTCGAGGCCCGTCCCCGGATCGCCCATGCGATCCACCGGCATCGGCGAGATCGTCTGCACGCCCGGGTTCCTGTCGACCTGCGGCGCGTTGGCGAAGTCGCGCATGCCCATCGAGCCATGGTCCATCGGAGCGGCTGCCTGGCCGGCGGCCGCCGGGGCCGTGTGTCCCATCGCGGCGTGGTCCATGGGTGCTGCCGCCGGAGATGCCGCAGCGGAGCCATGCCCCATCGCCGCGTGATCCATACCCGCCATGCCAGCCGCCGCTGCCGTTGCAACTACGGCGCCTGTCTCTTTCCAGCCGGTCAGCTTCCACAACTCGCCGGAGGCGTTCTGTTGGGCAGTCGGATCGACGCCGCGTACCTTCGCCGGGTTCGATGATCCACTGCCCATCGCGCCATGATCCATCCCGGAATGGTCCATGTCGCCCATGCCCATGTCCTTCATGGTCAGGAGCGGGCGCGGGCGCAGCGGCGGAACCGGCGCGCTCATGCCCTCGCGCGGCGCAAGGGTCGCGCGGCCCAAGCCCGACCGGTCGCTCGCCTCGCTGACAAAACTGTAGGCGCGGTCCCCGGGTGTAACGACGACGTCGTAGGTCTCGGCGGTGCCGATCTGGAACTCGTCCACGGTGACCGGCCGCACGTTGAGACCGTCGGCCTGGACGACCGTCATCGGCAGGCCGGGAATGCGGATGTTGAAGGTCGTCTGCGCCGACGCGTTGATCACGCGCAGACGCACTCGCTCGCCGGGCGTGAACAGGCCGGTCCAATTGTCGTAGGGGCCGAAGCCGTTGATGGTGAAGGCGTAGGTTGACCCGGTGACGTCGGCGATGTCGGCCGCGTCCATCCGCATCTGCGCCCATTCCCAGCGCTCCTTCGCAGTGAGGTCGCGCCCTGCGAGCAGTCCCGACAGCGTCATGCGCTGCCGGTTGAAGTAGGGCCCGCCCATCTGCTTGAGCTTGCGGTAGATCGTCGCGCCGGCGAGCGGGCTGTGATCGGACAGCACCAGCACATGCTCGCGGTCGTAGGCGACCGAGTCGGGTCCCGCCGGATCGATCACGATCGGGCCATACACGCCGTCTTCTTCCTGATAGGCGCTGTGGCTGTGATACCAGTAGGTACCGGCGTGGCTGAGATCGAACTCGTAGTCGAACGTCGAGCGCGGCATGATGCCGGGGAAGCTGACGCCGGGAACGCCATCCATCTCGAACGGCACGAGAAGGCCGTGCCAGTGGATCGAGCTGTCCTCATCGAGCGTGTTCTGCACGCGCAGGCGTACCCGCTGGCCTTCCTTGAGGCGGATCAGCGGGCCCGGCACGGTGCCGTTGATGCCGACGGCGCGGGTGACCTTGCCGTCCACCTCGACGTTGACCTGACCGATGGTAAGCGCAATGTCGTTGCCACCGACTGTCGGCAACGGGCGCACGAGGCCTTTCGAGAGCGGCTGGGCCCAGGCGGGCAGAGCCTGCGCCAAGCCGAAGCCTGCGCCGGACATAGCGACGGCGCGCAGCAGCGCACGCCGTCCGAGGACGAGTTCATTCATGAGGGAGTTCCCTGATTCACTGGCGCGAAGACGATCGCCTGCCGACGGGACTGACGCCCCGCCGGCAGGTCAGTCGTGCTTAGTGGTGCGCGTGCCCGTTGGCGGGGGCCGTCGGCGTCATGTTATGGCCTGCGTGCGGATCATCCGCGGAAGGCGCCGCGGTGCCGCTGGCGGGCTTGCCCGCCATCTTGTCGCAGCACGCGCACTTCTCCTTCATCTTCTCGCAGCATTCCATCTTCGGCTTTTCCGCAGGAGCGGCCTGGGCGTGCGCGACGCCGGGAAGAGCGATCGCCAAAGCGACCGCAGTCATCAACTTGTTCATGTTCCTAAACTCCGTGAAATCGAAAGAAGAGCGATTTCACGCAAGTTTGGGAGGCGGTGTTGGAAGCTTCGCCAGGAACGCACGATGCTCGGTCGACCGGAAGCCGGCGAGAATGGGCGCATGATAGACGACCGGGTCGAGCGCGGGCGAGCCGAGCGGCGCCACGGCCGAGCACATCGCGACACAGCACTGTGTCATCGCGCCGGACTCGTCGTCGCCGCCGGAATTCTCGTCGCCGCAATGCCCTGTTTTCGCCATCTCGCGATGATCCATCGGCATCGCCGCCATGGCCACGCCGGACTGCATGGCGAGAGGTGCGACCACCATGGCCAGCGCTGCCAGGATGAGATGGATTCGGCGAAGCATCAGGAATTTGTCCTAGGCGCGGGCGGAACAGGGGTCAATTTCCTTGTGAGGTCCAAGGTACGCGCTTGCTTTCCACGTTTGCCCCTATGCGCCCGCATCATCCCACGGACTCAAGGTCATCGAGGATGGGGCAATCGGGCATTTGATCGCCGTGACATTCGGCGGCCAGGTGCTCCAGCGATCGGCGCATCGAATCCAACTGCCGAGACTTGGAACTCAATTCGGCCGCACGGGCGAGAGCAAGTGCCTTGACTTCGGCACTGGCGCGGCTGCGATCCTGCCAGAGCCCCAGCAGCTGCCGTATTTCCTCGATACCGAAGCCAAGATCGCGGGCCCGCCCGATGAAGGCGAGCGTGTGAACGTCTGTCCGATCATAGTCCCGGTATCCCGAATCTCTCCTTGGGGCAGCAGGGATCAAACCCACCTTCTCGTAATGCCGGATCATCCGCTGGCTCACGCCGGACGCGCTGGAGGCTTCGCCGATCTTCACAAGTGGATGCTCCGCAAGCGCAGCGAATTGCCGATGACCGCCACCGAACTGAACGCCATCGCCGCACCTGCGATGATCGGGCTCAACAGGAGGCCGAACCACGGGTACAGAACCCCTGCCGCGATGGGCACGCCGGCGGCGTTGAACACAAACGAGAAGAAAAGGTTCTGCCGGATATTCGCCATGGTCGCGCGGCTCAGCTTGCGCGCGCGGACGATCCCCCGCAGATCGCCCTTGACCAGGGTGATCGCGGCGCTTTCCATCGCCACGTCGGTGCCCGTGCCCATGGCAATGCCAACGTCGGCAGCCGCGAGAGCCGGCGCGTCGTTGATGCCGTCTCCAGCCATTGCCACGCGCCGTCCCGCGCGACGGAGCTCCTCTACTTTCGCCTGCTTCTGCTGGGGCAGGACATCCGCCATCACTTCGTCGATCCCGACGCGGCGAGCCACTGCTTCCGCTGTCCGGCGGTTGTCGCCGGTCATCATTACGACGTGGATGCCGCTCTGGCGCAGTTCCGCGACGGCCTCGGAAGCGCTATCCTTGATCGGATCCGCGACCACCACGATGCCGGCGAGCTTTCCATTGACGGCGACGAACATGACGCCTTCGCCGTCTGAACGATGCCGGTCTGCCTGACCTTCAAGCGGGCCGGTGTTCGCGCCGATCGTTTCGAGGAGGGCAGCGTTGCCCAACGCGACCTGGCGTCCATCCACCCGCCCGGTTACGCCCTTGCCGGTTATCGAGGCGAAATCGGAACTCTCCGGCAGCACGATCCCCCGGTCGTTCGCACCTTCGACGATCGCCGCTGCCAGCGGGTGTTCGCTCCCGCGTTCCAGCGCCGCGGACAGGCGGAGAACTTCGCTCTCATCGAAACCACCTGTCGGCTGAACTTTGACCAGCTTCGGCTTGCCGACAGTCAGGGTACCAGTCTTGTCGACAACCAGAGTGTCAATTTTTTCCGTCAGCTCGAGAGCTTCGGCGTTCTTGACCAGTACTCCAGATGTCGCCCCGCGACCGGTTCCCACCATGATCGACATCGGCGTCGCAAGACCGAGCGCACACGGACAGGCGATGATGAGCACCGCTACCGCATTGACCAGTGCGTGCGCGGCGCGCGGTTCGGGCCCTACGAAATTCCACACGATGAAGGTGGCGATGGCGATCAGCACGACACCGGGAACGAACCAGCCGGAAACCTTGTCGGCAAGGGCCTGGATCGGTGCGCGCGAACGCTGTGCATCGGCAACCATCCGGACGATCTGCGAAAGCATCGTATCGCG
This window harbors:
- a CDS encoding efflux RND transporter periplasmic adaptor subunit, giving the protein MDLNPADDRKRLIAIAGGIALLAGVGGIIIGRATDEPTAAGATAEEAEAGEEEGEEDHGPEGFVAVPLANLEAVGIRTERITAGSLGSEILAQATATAPPTGRSSLTARADGAITSIYKRLGDGVGAGETVALLESREAAAIIAERASATARAQATAAALNRERRLFDAKITARQDLEAAQAEAAQAQAELRRTQAAVTAAGVTSDGRHIAVRSLISGRITKMDAELGAFVSAGTELFEVANPRSVQIEAAVPWSDAQRIRPGDRAVIELGDGATLDAVVRSTTPSLDTESRAATVVLSPSGIPAGLTQGQAFRVRITPRGGATGNRIVIPEGAVQSVEGRDVVFVQVNGGFQATPVSAGQRSGGRIEILGGIKPGAVIATEGAFVLKSQLGASEAEH
- a CDS encoding TolC family protein — translated: MPLLVPSNEPLPDNLTLEGALGAAEARSPAIVAARASVAAAQGRLRQAGFRDNPELSVEVENFLGTGELSGLQSTEVTVAVNQRLDLGGRRSARQAVGRAELAVSELRLLITRAELARSVRQQFATAVAARDRLRIAAENEQRSRELARIANILVEVGREPPLRALRAQAAASQAAAELRGAQAEEAASRRTLAALFGADTAPSSIAGDLREPLTAASLPVESLDVRLASAQLALAEASLQQQLAERRLDPAVGLGIRHVQELGDQALVAGFSMPLPIRNRNSGNIEAARAEIRAAEAERTSARVGASTRIANATANLSAADARVEALERGAIPEGREALRLAQLSYEAGKIELIELLDAQAALTSAETQLIEARLAQAEATAELARATAQ
- a CDS encoding CBS domain-containing protein; amino-acid sequence: MEIRELMTKDPACCSPSDSVKEAASLMASNDCGQIPVIDADGGLVGVITDRDIACRCVAQGKSAETKVEEIMSSSPVTVTIDASVAECCKKMEENQVRRLPVVDDAGKCCGIVSQADIARHASEHETGDLVREVSEPTR
- a CDS encoding PepSY domain-containing protein, coding for MTIKSTWLRKIHKWVGLAIGLQFVIWAISGAAMALLDMEAVAGGPRPQATQAAVAGEATAWPGIVRELGSAEIEGLRLKTLLDRPVVEVRTARSTRMFDARTGIPVTIDAPAARAIAQSNHPNGARPGAAKLLTERSLPVRDHEPPIWQVDFADDDASTYYVSATTGAVLERRNDTWRWWDFFWMLHNMDYADRTSFNHPLIITAGVAMAWLAVTGFWLLFRTMWKHDLAWVRARRERISR
- a CDS encoding PepSY domain-containing protein, which encodes MRTHVIARKTHKWIGLFVGLQVVVWSLSGLYMTIVHIDTIHGDHLIRVASIPGVHANALRDPLALAAREKASSIRLAWVDERPIYVTEGPSGERAFGATSATRLDPPNEQAIRALASSYYTGSESIASVELFTDVPGEIRGRTPPLWRVEFDHWNSPTFYLSPVTGELLSRRHELWRVFDFVWMLHIMDYDERENVNNSLLRVFTWGAVLMALSGIWLLFHAFPKRKKKGRSTL
- a CDS encoding DUF305 domain-containing protein, with the translated sequence MTGIGALALLASLGACGSPEQPADDTAPANEMTMDGPYAKPEMAMDKAMKAAVGVNAADTWVKKMIAHHDGAIDMSRIVLGLQPTADVAKMAQMTIDNQGAEIEALKALARNGTADPESARLYEAAMTEMHSEMMGASGATPSETYLAKMLAHHRGAVAMSDIALANGASGAVRAQIVETRSEQLKEVGMVEAMLRGKPMAMQAQAKSETSAPAATAKPAAPKAADAKPAPAKAAAPKPSAEPAAEPDASPTCAPEHREAGHC
- a CDS encoding DUF305 domain-containing protein, which produces MEDHAKCAHHEVGSKPYMMLAVNLGLSLLVMYVAMFAMIWSWGEFIQNVNFFYMALVMWAPMGAIMLATMGGMYRNRKLNAALYVAFAAIFVLSLVGIRQQSLVGDDQFLRSMIPHHSGAILMCEEAKLTDPEIRQLCGEIIQAQKDEISQMKRIMDRL